A part of Patescibacteria group bacterium genomic DNA contains:
- a CDS encoding cation:proton antiporter: MLPPLILQIAIIISVAFVGGMIAHKLRLPVIVGYLFAGAVFGALFSARIENPEFVNFFSEIGIALLLFTLGIEFNLDHLKVVGKPAVLGALAQIAIVATVGFFLFPVVLGISYLQALFLSLAISLTSTAVVAKALYDRGETNSIYGELSLGWLVVQDLAVLPIMVLLTLFSGKIGVWEILIPIAKAGFLFYLTLIFGRKTIPYLFKKLAIASSNELLLLVSFAFALLFASFAYELGLPFAVGAFLAGVILSTATVNHEVFAQIRPVRDLFACLFFVSIGYFASSNFNPSSVGAIIILLIFVLVIKVLTVFLLCLNFKLHTKVAFLTACAMFGVGEFSFILGRIALDEQIFDNRIFNILTMVVVLSMALTPIMMSVAYKMYLYLLKFLKRYSPKIYQKVVAGHDSEVSFPKKDQENLRDHIIIVGYGRVGRQVAFILDLAQMPFVVIDYHLPHLKDLKSKGKPFVYGDATNEEILIASGIKSCTAVLVAVPDVNDSEAILGHCLRLNSTAKFIARAHKDKDAARLKIRGVSRVVEPEFEASISLARHALYFLDFELEKVESLLAKARKGYRY; the protein is encoded by the coding sequence ATGCTTCCGCCGTTAATACTACAAATTGCTATTATCATTTCGGTTGCTTTTGTCGGTGGAATGATTGCCCACAAACTACGGCTTCCGGTAATAGTTGGTTACTTGTTTGCTGGGGCGGTCTTTGGAGCTTTGTTCTCCGCAAGAATAGAAAATCCCGAGTTCGTAAACTTTTTTTCGGAAATTGGGATTGCCCTTTTGCTTTTTACTTTGGGCATAGAATTTAACCTGGATCATTTAAAGGTTGTGGGAAAACCGGCAGTTTTGGGGGCTTTGGCGCAGATTGCAATTGTGGCAACGGTGGGGTTCTTTCTTTTTCCCGTGGTGTTGGGTATCAGTTATCTGCAGGCGTTATTTTTATCACTGGCTATCTCCTTAACCTCTACCGCTGTTGTAGCAAAGGCTCTTTATGATCGGGGAGAAACCAATTCGATTTATGGGGAGTTAAGTTTGGGGTGGCTGGTGGTGCAGGATTTAGCGGTATTACCAATAATGGTGTTGCTAACGCTTTTTAGCGGAAAAATAGGAGTGTGGGAAATACTAATACCAATTGCAAAGGCGGGATTTTTGTTTTATTTAACACTAATATTTGGTAGGAAAACGATTCCGTACCTATTCAAAAAACTGGCAATCGCATCGTCCAACGAGTTGCTATTGCTCGTCAGCTTTGCATTTGCGCTACTGTTTGCTTCCTTTGCCTATGAGCTGGGGTTGCCCTTTGCCGTAGGAGCGTTTTTGGCAGGGGTAATTTTAAGCACCGCCACGGTTAATCACGAAGTTTTTGCCCAAATTAGACCAGTTAGAGATTTGTTCGCCTGTTTATTTTTTGTCTCCATTGGGTACTTCGCCTCCTCAAATTTTAACCCGTCGTCTGTGGGAGCCATCATCATCCTTTTAATTTTTGTATTGGTCATAAAAGTCTTGACGGTGTTTTTGCTGTGTTTAAATTTTAAGCTTCATACTAAAGTGGCGTTTTTAACGGCCTGCGCCATGTTTGGGGTCGGGGAGTTTTCTTTTATCTTGGGACGAATTGCCCTAGACGAACAAATTTTTGATAATAGAATCTTTAATATTTTGACTATGGTGGTGGTTTTGTCTATGGCGCTAACGCCAATTATGATGTCCGTTGCGTACAAAATGTACCTCTATCTGCTTAAATTTTTGAAAAGATATTCTCCTAAAATATATCAAAAAGTAGTTGCGGGACACGATTCGGAAGTAAGTTTTCCTAAAAAGGATCAAGAGAATCTGCGGGATCACATTATCATCGTGGGGTATGGGAGAGTAGGGAGGCAGGTGGCGTTCATTCTTGATTTGGCGCAAATGCCTTTCGTAGTTATAGATTACCACCTTCCCCACTTAAAAGATTTGAAGAGTAAAGGGAAACCGTTTGTTTACGGAGATGCCACAAATGAGGAGATACTTATTGCATCGGGCATAAAAAGTTGTACGGCGGTTTTGGTTGCCGTGCCCGATGTAAACGATAGCGAGGCAATTTTAGGACACTGCTTGCGACTAAACTCCACGGCAAAATTTATTGCTCGCGCTCACAAGGATAAGGATGCCGCCCGACTTAAAATAAGGGGCGTGTCGCGTGTTGTAGAGCCAGAGTTTGAAGCGTCCATTTCTTTAGCGCGCCACGCGCTGTATTTTTTGGATTTTGAGTTGGAGAAAGTGGAATCACTGTTGGCAAAAGCCCGCAAGGGTTATAGATATTAG
- a CDS encoding RluA family pseudouridine synthase produces the protein MDIPIIYQDKSLLVVDKPWGVVVNRSETQRGETVQDWVRARWGEVEGVGDFYERSGIVHRLDKDTSGILIIAKNLEAFGELQRQFKSREVEKEYIALVHGKMLQEEIVVNAPLGRNPRNRIKWAIVQGGRESTTAFSLISQFSNEYGDFSLIKCVPTTGRTHQIRVHLASMRMPIVADVLYAGRKRHKIDGKWCPRMFLHATRLSLTHPTTGKRVTFASKLPKELLEIQGGSTP, from the coding sequence ATGGACATCCCAATCATTTATCAAGATAAAAGCTTATTAGTTGTGGACAAACCGTGGGGGGTTGTGGTCAATCGGTCGGAAACCCAACGGGGAGAGACGGTTCAGGATTGGGTGAGGGCGAGGTGGGGGGAAGTAGAGGGGGTGGGGGATTTTTATGAGCGCAGTGGTATTGTGCATCGATTAGATAAGGATACCAGTGGCATACTCATCATTGCTAAGAATCTAGAAGCGTTTGGGGAACTGCAACGGCAGTTTAAATCCCGCGAAGTCGAAAAAGAATACATTGCGCTGGTTCATGGAAAAATGTTACAAGAGGAAATAGTTGTCAATGCTCCGCTAGGTCGCAATCCTCGAAATAGAATTAAATGGGCGATTGTTCAAGGCGGGCGAGAATCCACGACTGCTTTTTCTCTCATCTCCCAATTTAGCAACGAATACGGCGATTTTTCCTTAATCAAATGTGTACCCACAACTGGAAGAACGCATCAAATTAGGGTTCATTTGGCAAGCATGAGAATGCCGATTGTGGCAGATGTATTGTATGCTGGAAGAAAGAGGCATAAAATAGATGGCAAGTGGTGTCCCAGAATGTTTTTGCACGCTACAAGGCTTTCGTTAACGCATCCAACGACGGGTAAAAGAGTAACTTTTGCGAGTAAATTACCTAAAGAATTGCTAGAAATTCAAGGGGGTAGTACCCCGTAG
- a CDS encoding TraR/DksA C4-type zinc finger protein: MQKGMYAKLKGTIEKTLALINLGKYGKCEKCGGKIEEARLKANPYATTCVSCANK; this comes from the coding sequence ATGCAAAAAGGAATGTACGCTAAATTAAAAGGTACCATAGAAAAAACTCTTGCTCTGATCAACCTTGGAAAGTATGGCAAGTGCGAAAAGTGCGGAGGAAAAATAGAAGAAGCTAGGCTTAAAGCCAATCCTTACGCTACCACCTGTGTTTCCTGCGCCAACAAATAG
- a CDS encoding DHH family phosphoesterase — protein sequence MENNTFSEVKTALANSNHVLIPLHFRPDGDSFGSALASYYILQSMGKNPTVVCADTMGSFYDLLPEYKIVNWETGLDKMDMSKYDTLLALDSTDLARYTKDNKINFTLPPNLKIINLDHHPGNSYFVRNKLVYFGGVNYVDTTASSTSEIIYQIFREGRKFSGDTPKGTVLGCHPKILKMILLGILSDTGHLKWKISPKLLGIVAELISTVDYQELSSIMLYNYPKENKKYLSIIYNNLKFNDEKRFCYSKISHQEYLDSNIEPDKVGGAVDSIKDIRGYDFCFTLNEEEPKRIHVSFRSQKGVDTSIYAKALGGGGHKAASAALLLGIDLEEAERKVLGVVDNFQFSKSKNCFDV from the coding sequence ATGGAAAATAATACCTTCTCTGAAGTTAAAACGGCTCTTGCAAACAGTAATCATGTGCTTATCCCTCTCCACTTCCGTCCCGATGGGGATTCGTTTGGAAGCGCTCTTGCCTCGTACTACATTTTGCAAAGCATGGGCAAGAACCCCACAGTCGTTTGCGCCGATACTATGGGGAGTTTTTATGATTTGCTACCCGAGTACAAAATTGTCAATTGGGAGACTGGGTTAGACAAAATGGATATGTCCAAATACGATACCCTGCTGGCTTTGGATTCTACCGATTTGGCAAGATACACTAAAGATAACAAAATCAATTTTACCTTGCCACCAAATCTCAAGATTATTAATCTTGATCACCACCCCGGTAATAGTTATTTCGTCAGAAACAAACTTGTTTATTTTGGTGGGGTAAATTATGTGGATACTACAGCTAGTTCCACGAGTGAGATAATTTACCAAATCTTTAGGGAAGGGAGGAAATTTTCGGGTGACACCCCTAAAGGCACTGTTTTGGGGTGTCACCCGAAAATTCTAAAAATGATTTTGCTGGGTATTTTGTCCGACACGGGGCATTTGAAATGGAAAATTTCTCCAAAGCTCCTTGGCATTGTCGCAGAACTTATCTCAACCGTGGATTATCAAGAACTGTCTAGCATTATGCTTTACAATTATCCCAAAGAGAACAAAAAATATCTCTCAATCATTTATAATAATCTTAAGTTTAATGATGAGAAAAGATTTTGTTATAGTAAGATTAGCCATCAAGAGTACCTTGATAGCAATATTGAACCAGATAAAGTTGGTGGGGCGGTGGACTCCATCAAGGATATTAGAGGATACGACTTTTGCTTTACTCTAAATGAGGAAGAACCCAAAAGAATTCATGTGAGTTTTAGGTCGCAAAAAGGCGTGGATACATCAATTTACGCTAAGGCGCTCGGGGGTGGGGGACACAAGGCGGCTTCTGCAGCACTATTGCTTGGCATAGATTTAGAAGAGGCGGAGAGAAAGGTGTTGGGGGTGGTTGATAATTTTCAATTTTCAAAATCCAAAAACTGTTTTGATGTTTGA
- a CDS encoding insulinase family protein, translated as MKPQVTTLPTGLRILTIPNPNVETVNVMILTSIGGRVESPEVSGIAHFLEHMAFKGTPKRPNPIEINREIELLGARTNAFTWQEFTGYFIMGNKSHLAKYLDILSDIYLNSTFPVNEMEKEKGVILEEIKLHKDEPIYRAGDLFFEATFGKGVLGRSLLGTEETIKGMTRDNFINFKKNYAPKNTLLAVAGNAELSQVLKNLKDLGSWKSQGLSVEEKKENPQSTILLETRQSEQAHLRLGIKTCRMLSSLTPVVDVLNAHIGSGLGSLMFEVLREKMGLAYYCSSSAVYYQDTGVLKMSAGVATAKLEEALVGMIGEIREIIEQGIKPKQLERAKEYIKGGLYMGLETTEGLNEYYAFDLLLKGKLQEPQEYARKIDEVTSEDISKFLKEKFVPQNLSLAVVGNYKNKERLEEIVYGK; from the coding sequence ATGAAACCGCAAGTTACAACTCTGCCAACAGGACTCCGTATTCTCACAATCCCAAATCCCAATGTCGAGACGGTCAATGTAATGATTTTAACCTCAATCGGCGGTCGTGTAGAATCCCCGGAGGTTTCGGGAATTGCTCACTTTTTAGAACACATGGCTTTTAAAGGAACGCCAAAAAGACCCAATCCCATAGAAATCAATCGAGAAATTGAGCTTTTAGGCGCCCGAACCAACGCTTTTACTTGGCAGGAATTTACCGGTTATTTTATTATGGGAAACAAGAGTCATTTGGCAAAATATCTGGACATTTTAAGCGATATTTACCTAAACTCAACTTTTCCTGTCAACGAGATGGAAAAAGAGAAAGGAGTTATATTAGAGGAGATTAAACTTCACAAAGACGAGCCAATTTACCGCGCTGGAGATTTATTTTTTGAGGCAACTTTTGGCAAGGGGGTTTTGGGTCGCTCGCTTTTGGGGACCGAAGAAACAATCAAGGGCATGACTAGAGATAATTTTATCAACTTTAAAAAGAATTACGCCCCCAAAAATACGCTCCTTGCCGTTGCCGGAAACGCGGAATTGTCCCAAGTTTTAAAAAATTTAAAGGATTTAGGTTCGTGGAAATCCCAGGGTTTGTCCGTAGAGGAAAAAAAGGAAAATCCGCAGTCAACTATTTTGTTGGAGACTCGGCAAAGCGAGCAGGCACATTTAAGATTGGGGATAAAAACCTGCAGGATGCTCTCATCACTAACACCAGTTGTTGATGTTCTTAACGCTCATATTGGAAGCGGGTTGGGGAGCTTAATGTTTGAGGTTCTGCGGGAAAAAATGGGTTTGGCGTATTATTGCAGTTCCAGCGCTGTTTATTATCAAGACACCGGTGTACTTAAAATGTCGGCCGGGGTGGCAACGGCAAAGTTGGAAGAAGCATTAGTTGGGATGATAGGGGAAATTAGGGAAATTATAGAACAGGGAATAAAACCAAAACAATTGGAAAGAGCCAAAGAATATATCAAAGGTGGGTTGTATATGGGGCTAGAAACCACCGAGGGATTAAACGAATACTACGCCTTTGATCTACTACTCAAAGGAAAATTGCAAGAACCTCAAGAATACGCTCGTAAAATAGATGAGGTAACGAGTGAAGACATCAGCAAATTTTTAAAAGAAAAATTTGTACCTCAAAACTTAAGCTTGGCAGTAGTAGGGAATTATAAGAATAAAGAGAGGTTGGAAGAAATAGTTTATGGAAAATAA
- the efp gene encoding elongation factor P: MLSATELRKGIVFTHENSPQLVLDYKHVKSARGGAIIRVKCKNLKNGVVREITLNNGNKVEEADIERKTFDYLYKDASAVHLTDVKSHEQIDLPLDLFEGQEKFLKDGVTVTILFFEDTPLSPQLPLKLEFKVVYTEPGYAGNTSTTVYKDAEIETGAVIKVPLFIKIGETILVNTSTGGYVSRA, translated from the coding sequence ATGCTTTCCGCAACAGAGTTAAGAAAAGGCATCGTTTTTACTCATGAGAACTCTCCCCAGCTGGTGCTGGACTATAAACATGTTAAAAGCGCTCGAGGAGGGGCAATTATCAGAGTTAAATGCAAAAATTTAAAAAATGGCGTGGTGCGCGAAATTACACTTAACAATGGAAACAAGGTCGAGGAAGCGGATATTGAACGCAAGACATTTGATTATTTATACAAGGATGCTAGCGCTGTTCACCTAACGGATGTAAAATCCCACGAACAAATTGATCTTCCGCTAGATTTGTTTGAGGGACAAGAGAAATTTCTTAAAGATGGGGTGACTGTTACAATTTTATTTTTTGAGGATACTCCCCTCTCCCCCCAATTACCCTTAAAATTAGAATTTAAAGTGGTTTACACCGAACCCGGCTATGCCGGAAACACCTCGACAACAGTTTACAAAGACGCCGAGATTGAAACCGGAGCAGTGATAAAGGTTCCTTTGTTTATTAAAATCGGTGAGACAATTTTGGTAAATACCAGCACAGGCGGGTATGTCTCTCGAGCCTAA